A genomic window from Nocardioides rotundus includes:
- a CDS encoding HAD family hydrolase produces MTLPAAVLWDMDGTLVDTEPYWIDAEFALAARHGGTWSEEHAEHLIGHELMGSGAYMREHMGIDLTPREIVDALLDDVTERVTREVPWRPGARELLAALRAEGVPTALVTMSWRRFAAPVIEALPPGSFDVTVTGDEVAEGKPHPEPYLAAARALNVAPEDCIAIEDSLTGARSAQAAGCRVVVVPLHVVVPPAPRTVLRGTLEGLTPTSLAELADEA; encoded by the coding sequence GTGACCCTGCCTGCCGCGGTGCTCTGGGACATGGACGGCACCCTGGTCGACACCGAGCCCTACTGGATCGACGCCGAGTTCGCGCTGGCCGCACGGCACGGCGGCACGTGGAGCGAGGAGCACGCCGAGCACCTGATCGGGCACGAGCTGATGGGCTCGGGCGCCTACATGCGCGAGCACATGGGCATCGACCTGACGCCCCGGGAGATCGTGGATGCGCTGCTCGACGACGTCACCGAGCGGGTGACCCGCGAGGTGCCGTGGCGGCCCGGGGCGCGGGAGCTGCTCGCGGCGCTGCGGGCCGAGGGTGTGCCGACTGCGCTGGTGACGATGTCCTGGCGCCGGTTCGCCGCCCCGGTGATCGAGGCGCTGCCGCCCGGCTCCTTCGACGTGACCGTGACCGGCGACGAGGTGGCCGAGGGCAAGCCGCACCCCGAGCCCTACCTCGCCGCGGCCCGCGCGCTGAACGTGGCTCCCGAGGACTGCATCGCGATCGAGGACTCGCTCACCGGCGCCCGGTCGGCCCAGGCGGCGGGCTGCCGCGTGGTCGTGGTGCCGCTGCACGTCGTCGTACCCCCGGCTCCGCGCACCGTGCTGCGCGGCACGCTCGAGGGGCTCACCCCGACCTCGTTGGCCGAGCTCGCCGACGAGGCGTGA
- the metH gene encoding methionine synthase: MSERILVLDGAMGTMIQGHGLTEQDYRGERFADWPFDVQGDSDLLSLTQPELIRDIHRAYLEAGADIVCTNTFTATSIAQADYGLQDLCRELNRAGARLAREAADELATPERPRWVAGSLGPTNRTASISPDVNDPGFRNVGFDDLVATYHEAATGLVEGGADLLLIETIFDTLNAKACIFALETLFEERGRRWPVIVSGTITDASGRTLSGQVTEAFWNSVRHVQPLAIGLNCALGAEDLRPYVAELARLADCAVSAHPNAGLPNAFGEYDETPEHMAGVLGEFADSGLLNIVGGCCGTTAEHIAAIRDAVEGTAPRDLAEPESALRLSGLEPFNVTADSLFVNVGERTNITGSARFRRLIKDGDYDTALTVAAQQVENGAQVIDVNMDEGMIDGVAAMDRFLKLVASEPDISRVPVMVDSSKWEVIEAGLKCVQGKAIVNSISLKEGEDAFREQARLVRRHGAAAVVMAFDEDGQADSLQRRTSICERAYRILVDEIGFAPDDIIFDPNVFALATGIEEHAAYGTDFIEATRWIKENLPGARVSGGISNVSFSFRGNNPVREAIHAVFLFHAIDAGLDMGIVNAGALAVYDEVDPELRERIEDVVLNRRPDAAERLLEIAESFNRAADETDEEAEAWRELPVRERVTHALVKGIDTHVIDDTEELRQEIDAAGGRPIEVIEGPLMDGMDVVGDLFGSGKMFLPQVVKSARVMKKAVAHLIPYIEEEKRTNPELANQKGTNGTIVTATVKGDVHDIGKNIVGVVLQCNNYEVIDLGVMVPAQKILDTAREVGADIIGLSGLITPSLDEMVRVAGEMQRQEFDIPLLIGGATTSRAHTAVKIDQQYDGPVVWVKDASRSVPVSSQLLSATGRERLLASVQEDFDALRKRHAAKRDRPLVTLEQARANAPSVDWEGHLPVAPAKPGVTVFEEYDVAELREFIDWQPFFNAWEMKGSFPDILSNPASGEAARRLYDDAQEMLDRIVEEGWLRPRGAVGFWPANAVGDDIELYTDAGRDTVLTTLHHLRQQGQHRDGVPNKALSDFVAPKQTGLADHIGGFAVTAGHGVADRIAAFKEELDDYSAILLESLADRLAEAFAERMHQRVRTELWGAEPDEDLDNDALIAERYHGIRPAPGYPACPDHTEKQALWELLDAEANTGIELTESMAMLPGASVSGWYLAHPESQYFVVGRLGRDQVEEYAGRKGWTLAEAEQWLSPNLGYEPED, translated from the coding sequence ATGTCCGAGCGCATCCTGGTGCTCGACGGTGCGATGGGGACGATGATCCAGGGGCACGGCCTCACCGAGCAGGACTACCGGGGCGAGCGGTTCGCGGACTGGCCCTTCGACGTCCAGGGCGACTCCGACCTGCTCTCCCTCACCCAGCCCGAGCTGATCCGCGACATCCACCGCGCCTACCTCGAGGCGGGCGCGGACATCGTGTGCACCAACACGTTCACCGCGACCTCGATCGCGCAGGCCGACTATGGCCTGCAGGACCTCTGCCGGGAGCTCAACCGCGCCGGCGCCCGACTGGCCCGGGAGGCGGCGGACGAGCTCGCGACGCCCGAGCGGCCGCGCTGGGTCGCCGGGTCGCTGGGCCCGACGAACCGGACCGCCTCGATCAGCCCGGACGTCAACGACCCGGGCTTCCGCAACGTGGGCTTCGACGACCTGGTCGCGACCTACCACGAGGCGGCCACCGGCCTGGTCGAGGGCGGCGCGGACCTGCTGCTGATCGAGACGATCTTCGACACCCTCAACGCCAAGGCGTGCATCTTCGCCCTGGAGACGCTCTTCGAGGAGCGCGGCCGGCGCTGGCCGGTGATCGTCTCCGGGACGATCACCGACGCGTCCGGGCGAACCCTCTCGGGGCAGGTCACCGAGGCGTTCTGGAACTCGGTGCGGCACGTGCAGCCGCTGGCCATCGGCCTCAACTGCGCGCTCGGCGCGGAGGACCTGCGCCCCTACGTCGCCGAGCTCGCCCGGCTGGCCGACTGCGCCGTCTCCGCACACCCCAACGCCGGGCTGCCCAACGCGTTCGGGGAGTACGACGAGACCCCGGAGCACATGGCCGGCGTGCTCGGCGAGTTCGCCGACTCCGGGCTGCTCAACATCGTCGGCGGCTGCTGCGGCACCACCGCCGAGCACATCGCAGCGATCCGGGACGCGGTCGAGGGCACCGCACCCCGCGACCTCGCGGAGCCGGAGTCGGCGCTGCGGCTGTCGGGCCTGGAGCCGTTCAACGTCACCGCGGACAGCCTGTTCGTCAACGTGGGGGAGCGGACCAACATCACCGGCTCCGCACGCTTCCGCCGGCTGATCAAGGACGGCGACTACGACACCGCGCTCACCGTCGCCGCGCAACAGGTGGAGAACGGCGCGCAGGTGATCGACGTCAACATGGACGAGGGGATGATCGACGGGGTCGCGGCGATGGACCGCTTCCTCAAGCTGGTCGCCTCCGAGCCCGACATCAGCCGGGTCCCGGTGATGGTCGACTCCTCGAAGTGGGAGGTGATCGAGGCGGGGCTGAAGTGCGTCCAGGGCAAGGCGATCGTCAACTCGATCTCGCTCAAGGAGGGGGAGGACGCCTTCCGCGAGCAGGCCCGGCTGGTTCGCCGGCACGGCGCGGCCGCGGTCGTCATGGCCTTCGACGAGGACGGGCAGGCGGACTCGCTGCAGCGCCGTACCTCCATCTGCGAGCGGGCCTACCGCATCCTGGTCGACGAGATCGGCTTCGCGCCCGACGACATCATCTTCGACCCGAACGTGTTCGCCCTGGCCACCGGCATCGAGGAGCACGCGGCCTACGGCACCGACTTCATCGAGGCCACCCGGTGGATCAAGGAGAACCTGCCCGGCGCCCGGGTCTCCGGCGGGATCTCCAACGTGTCCTTCTCCTTCCGCGGGAACAACCCGGTGCGCGAGGCGATCCACGCGGTCTTCCTCTTCCACGCGATCGACGCCGGCCTGGACATGGGCATCGTCAACGCGGGCGCGCTCGCGGTCTACGACGAGGTCGACCCCGAGCTGCGGGAGCGCATCGAGGACGTCGTCCTCAACCGGCGCCCCGATGCCGCCGAGCGCCTGCTGGAGATCGCCGAGTCGTTCAACCGGGCCGCCGACGAGACCGACGAGGAGGCCGAGGCCTGGCGCGAGCTGCCGGTGCGCGAGCGGGTCACGCACGCGCTGGTCAAGGGGATCGACACCCACGTCATCGACGACACCGAGGAGCTGCGGCAGGAGATCGACGCCGCGGGCGGACGCCCGATCGAGGTGATCGAGGGCCCGCTGATGGACGGGATGGACGTCGTCGGCGACCTCTTCGGCTCCGGGAAGATGTTCCTCCCGCAGGTGGTGAAGTCCGCCCGGGTGATGAAGAAGGCGGTGGCGCACCTCATCCCCTACATCGAGGAGGAGAAGCGCACCAACCCCGAGCTGGCGAACCAGAAGGGCACCAACGGCACCATCGTCACCGCGACGGTGAAGGGCGACGTGCACGACATCGGGAAGAACATCGTCGGCGTGGTGCTGCAGTGCAACAACTATGAGGTGATCGACCTCGGCGTGATGGTCCCGGCGCAGAAGATCCTGGACACCGCCCGCGAGGTCGGCGCCGACATCATCGGCCTCTCCGGGCTGATCACCCCGAGCCTGGACGAGATGGTCCGGGTCGCGGGGGAGATGCAGCGTCAGGAGTTCGACATCCCGCTGCTCATCGGCGGCGCCACCACCTCCCGCGCCCACACTGCGGTCAAGATCGACCAGCAGTACGACGGCCCCGTGGTGTGGGTGAAGGACGCCTCCCGGTCGGTGCCGGTCTCCAGCCAGCTCCTCAGCGCCACCGGCCGGGAGCGACTGCTGGCCTCGGTCCAGGAGGACTTCGACGCGCTGCGCAAGCGGCACGCGGCCAAGCGCGACCGGCCGCTGGTGACCCTGGAGCAGGCGCGCGCCAACGCGCCCTCGGTCGACTGGGAGGGCCACCTGCCCGTCGCGCCCGCCAAGCCCGGCGTGACCGTCTTCGAGGAGTACGACGTCGCCGAGCTGCGCGAGTTCATCGACTGGCAGCCGTTCTTCAACGCCTGGGAGATGAAGGGCTCCTTCCCCGACATCCTGTCCAACCCGGCGAGCGGAGAGGCGGCGCGGAGGCTCTACGACGACGCCCAGGAGATGCTCGACCGGATCGTCGAGGAGGGCTGGCTGCGCCCCCGCGGCGCGGTGGGCTTCTGGCCGGCGAACGCGGTCGGGGACGACATCGAGCTCTACACCGACGCCGGGCGGGACACCGTGCTCACCACGCTGCACCACCTGCGGCAGCAGGGCCAGCACCGCGACGGCGTACCCAACAAGGCACTCTCGGACTTCGTCGCTCCGAAGCAGACCGGGCTCGCCGACCACATCGGCGGGTTCGCGGTGACCGCCGGGCACGGCGTCGCGGACCGGATCGCGGCCTTCAAGGAGGAGCTCGACGACTACTCCGCGATCCTGCTGGAGTCGCTGGCCGACCGGCTCGCCGAGGCGTTCGCCGAGCGGATGCACCAGCGGGTGCGCACCGAGCTGTGGGGCGCCGAGCCGGACGAGGACCTGGACAACGACGCCCTCATCGCCGAGCGCTACCACGGCATCCGGCCCGCGCCCGGCTATCCCGCGTGCCCGGACCACACGGAGAAGCAGGCCCTGTGGGAGCTGCTGGACGCCGAGGCGAACACCGGCATCGAGCTCACCGAGTCGATGGCGATGCTGCCGGGCGCCAGCGTGTCGGGGTGGTACCTCGCGCACCCGGAGTCGCAGTACTTCGTCGTCGGGCGCCTCGGTCGCGACCAGGTCGAGGAGTACGCCGGCCGCAAGGGCTGGACCCTCGCCGAGGCCGAGCAGTGGCTCAGCCCGAACCTCGGATACGAGCCGGAGGACTGA
- a CDS encoding PAC2 family protein, whose translation MIEIDDVPDLVDPVVIAAFEGWNDAAESASAVVDHLMEAWSARVVGAIDPEEFYDFQVNRPHVGTDLNGHRRLTWPSTQIAVASPPELDRDVILIRGIEPNMRWRQFCAELLAACGELGAEMVVTLGALLADTPHTRPIPITGSATEPDLQDRMKFDQSTYEGPTGIVGVFQDACVRLDFPAVSYWAAVPHYVAQPPCPKATLALVGALETLFETGLPLGDLPEDAKAWERGVDELAEEDEEIAEYIHSLEETRDTAELPEASGEAIAREFERFLKRNRGDDA comes from the coding sequence GTGATCGAGATCGACGATGTCCCCGACCTGGTGGACCCCGTGGTCATCGCGGCCTTCGAGGGCTGGAACGACGCGGCCGAGTCGGCCTCCGCGGTCGTCGACCACCTGATGGAGGCGTGGAGCGCACGGGTGGTGGGCGCCATCGACCCGGAGGAGTTCTACGACTTCCAGGTCAACCGGCCGCACGTCGGGACCGACCTCAACGGGCACCGCCGCCTGACCTGGCCCTCGACCCAGATCGCCGTGGCGTCGCCGCCGGAGCTCGACCGCGACGTCATCCTCATCCGCGGGATCGAGCCGAACATGCGCTGGCGCCAGTTCTGCGCCGAGCTGCTCGCCGCCTGCGGCGAGCTCGGGGCCGAGATGGTCGTGACCCTGGGGGCGCTGCTGGCCGACACGCCGCACACCCGGCCCATCCCGATCACCGGGAGCGCGACCGAGCCGGACCTGCAGGACCGGATGAAGTTCGACCAGTCCACCTACGAGGGGCCGACCGGGATCGTGGGCGTCTTCCAGGACGCCTGCGTGCGGCTGGACTTCCCCGCGGTGTCCTACTGGGCCGCCGTTCCGCACTACGTCGCCCAGCCCCCCTGCCCGAAGGCCACCCTCGCCCTGGTCGGGGCGCTGGAGACGCTCTTCGAGACCGGGCTGCCGCTCGGCGACCTGCCGGAGGACGCCAAGGCGTGGGAGCGCGGCGTCGACGAGCTCGCCGAGGAGGACGAGGAGATCGCGGAGTACATCCACTCCCTGGAGGAGACCCGCGACACCGCCGAGCTCCCCGAGGCCTCCGGCGAGGCGATCGCCCGGGAGTTCGAGCGGTTCCTCAAGCGCAACCGCGGCGACGACGCCTGA
- the mshC gene encoding cysteine--1-D-myo-inosityl 2-amino-2-deoxy-alpha-D-glucopyranoside ligase, producing the protein MESWRAPEVPSLPVPGPEVRLHDTRTREVVPTRPEGPARLYVCGITPYDATHLGHAATYLAFDLLNRAWRNAGHEVHYVQNVTDVDDPLLERAEATGVDWRELAEQQTELFREDMVALRVLPPENYIGAVEAIPLVVDLVQRMEKAGAVYRLEDDLYHAVDADPAFGEVSGWSREEMLEVYPERGGDPDRAGKRDPLDAVVWRGRREGEPSWDSPLGPGRPGWHVECAAIALEHLGMDFDVQGGGSDLVFPHHEMSAGEGQLAHPGSRFAKVYTHAGMVGYDGEKMSKSRGNLVFVSRLREAGTDPMAIRLALLRHHYRDDWEWTDAELDDAVATLTRWRSAFSAPAGAPAGPVTEEVLGALADDLDAPRALAAIDAWAAASAASADSADSSDALDPAAPALVADLADAALGLRV; encoded by the coding sequence ATGGAGTCGTGGCGCGCACCCGAGGTCCCGTCGTTGCCGGTCCCGGGGCCCGAGGTCCGGCTGCACGACACCCGGACCCGTGAGGTCGTCCCGACCCGGCCCGAGGGCCCCGCGCGGCTCTACGTCTGCGGGATCACGCCCTACGACGCCACCCACCTCGGGCACGCGGCGACCTATCTGGCCTTCGACCTGCTCAACCGGGCCTGGCGCAACGCCGGCCACGAGGTGCACTACGTCCAGAACGTCACCGACGTCGACGACCCGCTGCTGGAGCGGGCCGAGGCGACCGGTGTGGACTGGCGCGAGCTGGCCGAGCAGCAGACCGAGCTGTTCCGCGAGGACATGGTCGCGCTGCGGGTCCTGCCGCCCGAGAACTACATCGGCGCGGTCGAGGCGATCCCGCTCGTGGTGGACCTGGTCCAGCGGATGGAGAAGGCCGGCGCCGTCTACCGCCTCGAGGACGACCTCTACCACGCCGTCGACGCCGACCCCGCGTTCGGCGAGGTGTCCGGCTGGAGCCGCGAGGAGATGCTCGAGGTCTATCCCGAGCGCGGGGGAGACCCCGACCGGGCCGGCAAGCGCGACCCGCTGGACGCCGTGGTCTGGCGGGGGAGGCGCGAGGGCGAGCCGTCGTGGGACAGTCCTCTGGGTCCCGGCCGCCCGGGCTGGCACGTGGAGTGCGCCGCGATCGCGCTGGAGCACCTCGGCATGGACTTCGACGTGCAGGGCGGCGGGAGCGACCTGGTGTTCCCGCACCACGAGATGAGCGCGGGCGAGGGGCAGCTGGCCCACCCCGGGTCCCGCTTCGCCAAGGTGTACACGCACGCCGGGATGGTCGGCTACGACGGCGAGAAGATGTCGAAGTCGCGCGGCAACCTGGTCTTCGTCTCCCGGCTGCGCGAGGCCGGGACCGACCCGATGGCGATCCGGCTGGCGCTGCTGCGCCACCACTACCGCGACGACTGGGAGTGGACCGACGCCGAGCTCGACGACGCGGTCGCGACGCTCACCCGGTGGCGCTCGGCCTTCTCCGCGCCGGCCGGAGCTCCGGCCGGCCCCGTCACCGAGGAGGTGCTCGGCGCGCTCGCCGACGACTTGGACGCGCCCCGCGCGCTCGCCGCGATCGACGCGTGGGCGGCCGCCTCTGCCGCCTCCGCGGATTCCGCGGACTCCTCGGATGCGCTCGACCCCGCGGCGCCCGCGCTGGTCGCCGACCTCGCGGACGCCGCGCTCGGCCTCCGCGTCTGA
- a CDS encoding SCO1664 family protein has translation MTLPEGELTLQGRIMPASNATFLAEVDGVRVVYKPIRGERPLWDFPDGTLAHRERAAYLVSEATGWGIVPETVLRDGPHGPGMVQRWHDVDETSTAVDVVRAGMVPAGWLDVFDGLDEHEQPVSLVHEDSEALRRMAVFDIVINNADRKGGHVLAMPDGHRYGVDHGVAFHVDPKLRTVLWGWLSEPLSGPELDGVRRILEDRALTDRLEELLAVIEVDALFQRCEDLLSVGAFPSPGGSWPSIPWPPF, from the coding sequence ATGACGCTCCCGGAGGGCGAGCTGACGCTGCAGGGCCGGATCATGCCGGCCTCCAACGCGACGTTCCTGGCCGAGGTCGACGGCGTGCGGGTCGTCTACAAGCCGATCCGCGGGGAGCGCCCGCTGTGGGACTTCCCCGACGGCACCCTCGCCCACCGTGAGCGCGCGGCGTACCTCGTCTCCGAGGCGACCGGCTGGGGCATCGTCCCGGAGACGGTCCTGCGCGACGGGCCGCACGGCCCCGGCATGGTGCAGCGCTGGCACGACGTGGACGAGACCTCCACGGCGGTGGACGTGGTGCGAGCCGGCATGGTCCCGGCCGGGTGGCTCGACGTCTTCGACGGCCTGGACGAGCACGAGCAGCCCGTCTCCCTGGTGCACGAGGACTCCGAGGCGCTGCGCCGGATGGCGGTCTTCGACATCGTCATCAACAACGCCGACCGCAAGGGCGGCCACGTCCTCGCGATGCCCGACGGGCACCGGTACGGCGTGGACCACGGCGTCGCCTTCCACGTCGACCCCAAGCTGCGCACGGTGCTGTGGGGGTGGCTGAGCGAGCCGCTCAGCGGGCCCGAGCTGGACGGCGTACGCCGGATCCTGGAGGACCGGGCCCTCACCGACCGCCTGGAGGAGCTGCTGGCGGTGATCGAGGTCGACGCGCTCTTCCAGCGCTGCGAGGACCTGCTCTCGGTGGGTGCCTTCCCGTCGCCCGGCGGGAGCTGGCCGAGCATCCCGTGGCCGCCGTTCTGA